The Acropora palmata chromosome 10, jaAcrPala1.3, whole genome shotgun sequence genome contains a region encoding:
- the LOC141893898 gene encoding required for meiotic nuclear division protein 1 homolog, with protein MATKLLQKVTLFYSSCCLVQFPWRKPANVLKRCRIQIFTIPICNANTGPSSKGAQTQMVHQPRKSRTRTKSPSHKLQASREERDEHGLMHCTAYVTGERYNIHGIRNYLNSMPKYQIKFLPEDEQNVLHVCIKDEDGENASDAFFFRWLGSLVVWNVPSPEEKYLISIAKLFQEGGFETVLGDTEDEQLLFSYSKNATSLNNGRIVLNENSQEENLALEKYAFSNAMALSVKLAVWEDVLDQYVQSIRWVPEALKRGIKVRMSRKEVLEKTGELISLRYKINLSSDLLMTPDFYWDRPESLENLYDKTCYFLDVYRRTRVMNEKLNHCTEMVELLRTHLSEKHSFRLEWGIIALIAVEVLFESIYLIEKFFPFR; from the exons ATTTTCACCATACCAATTTGTAATGCAAACACTGGCCCCTCTAGTAAAGGAGCACAGACGCAAATGGTTCATCAACCAAGAAAAAGTCGCACGAGAACAAAATCACCTTCTCATAAACTACAAGCAAGTCGTGAAGAAAGGGATGAACAT GGTTTGATGCATTGCACTGCTTATGTCACTGGGGAAAGATATAACATTCACGGCATTCGTAATTATTTGAACAGCATGCCCAAGTACCAGATCAAATTTCTACCAGAAG ATGAACAGAATGTCCTCCATGTGTGTATAAAGGACGAAGATGGTGAAAATGCTTCCGATGCCTTCTTCTTCAG GTGGCTTGGATCATTGGTCGTGTGGAATGTTCCTAGCCCTGAG GAGAAGTACTTAATCAGCATTGCAAAGCTTTTCCAAGAAGGAGGCTTTGAGACAGTGCTGGGAGACACAGAAGATGAGCAACTTCTCTTTTCATATTCGAA AAATGCCACCTCTCTTAATAATGGAAGGATCGTATTGAACGAGAACTCACAGGAAGAAAACTTGGCTTTAGAAAAGTATGCATTTTCCAATGCCATGGCTTTATCTG ttAAACTTGCTGTTTGGGAAGATGTTTTGGATCAGTATGTACAATCTATAAGATGGGTCCCAGAG gCTTTAAAAAGGGGAATAAAAGTCAGAATGTCAAGGAAAGAAGTTCTGGAGAAAACAGGGGAACTCATCTCCCTTCG ATACAAGATCAACTTGTCATCTGATCTTTTGATGACACCAGATTTTTACTGGGATCGACCAGAGAGCCTTGAAAATTTGTATGATAAAACCTGTTACTTCTTAGACGTCTATAGAAGAACAAGG gtgatgaatgaaaaattaaaccaCTGTACAGAGATGGTAGAGTTATTGAGAACGCATCTCAGCGAGAAGCACAGCTTCAGACTGGAATGGGGAATTATAGCACTCATAGCAGTGGAG gtGCTCTTTGAGTCAATATATCTGATAGAGAAGTTCTTTCCCTTCAGATGA